The DNA window ATGCAGAAGATGGTCGAATCAGGTGAGAACTCTCTACTATTGACTGCAATACGGTGATTCTAACATAATATAGGCATTGCCAGCTTCTCTCACCCAGCCATTCTCTTGCAGTACATGGAGATCTGCGTGAGATACTGCGTTGTTTTCGAAAACCATCTTTCACAGTACATCCCTCAAGTACTCGAGAACTTTGTGCGCTTAGTGCACCATGACCATGTTCGTATCAAGACCCGGTCGTGGTACCTGTTCCACCGGTTCATCAAGCAGCTCCGTGCTCAAGTCGGCAATGTTGCGGAGACAGTTATCCAGTCAATTGGAGATCTGTTGCCTATCAAGGCCGAGGTCCCAGGAGACGACGCTGATGATGACATGTCTTCGGACGAGTCCGACCATTCCGCAAATGCTCTTTTCACCAGCCAGCTGTATCTCTTCGAGGCCATTGGATGTATATCCTCAACCCAGAGCACACCCGCTGACAAGCAAGCTCTGTACGCCCGATCTGTGATGGACCCCCTATTCACAGACATGGAAGGACACCTCCCACGAGCCAAATCCGGAGATGCTCAGGCAACTCTTCAGGTGCACCATATTGTCATGGCTTTGGGTACACTTGCCCACGGATTCTCGGACTGGACTCCCGGCATTACGTCTAATGCTCATGGACCACCTGACAAGGTCGTTTCCGATGAATTCTCCCGTGCAGCCGAAGCTATCCTGATCGCCCTGAACCAACTGAACTCGTCTGCCGAAATTCGGACTGCTTGCCGATCGTCTTTCTCCAAGCTCTTGGGTGTTTTGGGTGCTGCTGTACTCCCCCAGTTACCACAATGGATTGAAGGCTTGTTGTCTCAGAGCTCGTCCAAGGATGAAATGGCCATGTTCCTACGTTTGTTGGACCAGGTTGTGTTTGGTTTCAAGTCAGAGATTTACGAAGTACTGAACATGCTCCTAACGCCTCTGCTCCAACGGATCTTTGGTGGGCTGACGGAGCCTATTGCTGGAACAGACGATGAGATCCAGTTGGGCGAGTTAAGGAGGGAGTACCTCTCTTTCCTTCAGATTATTCTTAACAACGGACTGGACGGCGTCCTCGTCAGCGAGTCCAACCAAGGCTTCTTTGAGCCCATGATTTCGTCTATTATTGAACTTGCCAAGACTCTTGAGGGAAACGTTACTAGTAGCAGACTGGCTTTTACCCTCATGATGAGAATGGCATCCATTTGGGGTGGGCCTGATGTCGCCACCATCTCCCAGAACCCAACAGCTCCTTCTGGCAGCCCCAACCCTCATTTCCCTGGTTTCGAGCATTTCATGATTGACCGGTTCCACTCAACCTGTTGGGAGGTCATCAAGAACCCCAACTTCCGCCCCTTCCAGGATGCCCAGACTAAGCAAGTTCTCACAGAGATTGCAGGTCTGGAGCAAATCATTTACACCAAGACCGGCGATATTTTCATCCAGGAGTTGCAAACCAACCTCTTCCCTACCCTTGGTATCAACGGCGACGACTTCTTACGTTCTCTTATGACATCAACGGATAAGAGACAGTTCGCCTCTTACTTGCAAAACCTACTCAAGTCCCGACAGTAAACGAAAGGACAGAAACAacaaataaagaaaaaagaaacaaaagagaaaaaCACTAAGATGATTACAATTTGATAGGGAAATACCCGCGCCTGAATAGCAAGCACGGTGGATCGAAGCATGACGAGATTGcctcatgatgatgatgatgatttgagTCAGggtggatggatgggtgGCTGGTTGTATGGGAGCCTCGCGGCGCATATTCAGGGAGTTTTGCGGACAAACACATTAGAGCTAAAAAGAACCGTCTTTTTTGTCATTCTCAGTCAAAACGAATATTCCCCCTTTTCTTATATCTTGTTTCCATAGGGCGGCTGGATCATTTCGCAGCGGAGATGACTGACTGatcaaggaggagaaggaggagtggaagagcATCAAGAGATTTTGGACATTGATAGGATGAAATACAATTCTTCATTAAATATATCATCCGCAGGGATTATCGAATTATACGTGACATGGTGCTGTGCTCTATATCCAAGTTTTCATATCTCCTAACCTTGGTGGACTCCCCCTGAGGGTACTGAGGTAGACCTAAGCAGGTGCGTTCCTCAGCGTATTAGAATAATTGACCGCTGGAAGCACATAAGACGAAATTATTAGggcactttatgctccttatactatagttcttagactgcTTATTTTCATACCTTAAAACTTGGTAGGCCCTTTTTCTACCACCTACCAGGCGTTCTTCCTCAACGCAGACTGCCTACTAACCTATGGAAGGAAGGAGCGCAATATAagactactaaggtaggtacctatcgATACTTCCATTCGTCTGATggtctctctcttcttcattcGCGTCATCAGTCTTTCGTTCACAAGATCATCGCTTTCAAATCATCCATTCGCTCTACTATTAACACAGGCTATTCAACCATCACTTATCACAATGAGCGATCACATAGACACAGACCCTGCTGAAGTGAGTACGAGCTCAGACGACTCGTGGAAAGAACAGAGACTTGAAGGATGTTGCATAGACAGACTCTTGCTAACGATGCAACCATTAGATACTCCGCTCCCACAAGAGATCGGTATTATACAATCCCTCGATAGACGATCTGTATGATTGGGACTGCATCAAGGCCGAAGTGGACTAGCAGCTTTCACGCGAGCCCGCACCCAAAGAGTCACGGGAACGGATTCTAAAGACACTCGAAGAATGGATTCAAATTCGTGGCGGCGAGGGCGGTATAAGCTTGACAGAAGTCAGTGCAGCTATCAAGAGGGAAAAGGAACCATCGACGTCCGCATCGGAACACCCAGATTCAACGGCGGACAGACCATTTCACTGCGACAAATGCTCCACGAGGACGATAGCATGCGACGCCGGTCACTCCGATATCTACGTGAATGACTGGGACTGCATCGAGGCTGAAGTGGACTAGCAGCTTTCACGCGAGCCTTTGGTATGGCCTATTGAGTTAGAGGATTGGATTTTTGGTTTTATTGAAACAGTCTTTTATCATCGTCCTATCGATGTCGTATCTATGGCAGAGATTGCGTGGATCATCAAGACAGGAAAGGAAGAAGTCTCCCTGCCACCAGCATTGGTACAGCAGCATCCAGATCTGACGGCGCAAAAACCTTATCACTGCCTCAAATGTTTCCCTATGTATTTGCGCCCCGTGGAAGAGGAAGCAAGAAAAGATGCAGAGACGAAGTCTGACGGGGATGCAGTGTATGAGACCGAAGAGGAAGCGGGGAAGGAAGCGAAATCAATAAGGGATCGAAAGAGGAGAAAGACATTccgaggatgaagaaagtTAGAAAGACAACTACACAGAAACCCCATAGCGGATTTGGTACAGCGATATGATCAATTGACAAGTTTGAACTGAGCCCTCCCgagtcttagggtacaaaaataaacaacctAAGAAGCATAGTCtaagtagtctaaggagcataaggtgccctactaatttcgtctcttgtgtttctagcggccaacttttctgataccctgataATAAGGAGCACACCGTGGCCTTCAATCATACTTACTGAACGATGACTTTATCACATAGTACTGAGACTAAGGGCTTATCACAGTCCGAGGGACGATTTCTTGAAGAAGTTACATGTATGTAATAGAAAACGAGGGGCCAAATGGCGGCCAGGCACAGCGAACCGCAAAACGACAGATAGAAACTATTAAGTCCCAATATTACGTTCCTCCTTTTAAAAGCCCAAGTAACCAGAATAAACGAATAGAATGTCTAGATAGCATATCCTGTTCTAGATAATATAACCTCCACCAGTCAAACAGCGCCAGTCTCGAACACCAGTGCCTTCTTCAAGTTCCACACACCACCAGAGCacttccttggccttctcggGTTGTCCACTCTCCTCGTAGGCGCGGCCCAGGGTGAACCATGCCTCGGATGAGTTCCAGCTGGATCCGAGTTTGGTGAGGGTTGAAAGCAGCGCATATGCGCGATCTCGGGAGGCGAGACGGTCTACGAGAGGTAGACGGGTGGCTTTGTAAGCGACGGGAAGCTCATCAGCGTCCATTGGTGGCTTGGGAGTGAATTGGGTATTTGAAGGGCCGAGACCGAGTGGTGTGGAGGGTAGGGAGGAAACAGAGTAACTGCTTGAGGTCGCCATTAGGTTGTTTCCAGTATTCATGTTAAGGGGGTCGTCCAGAGAAGGAATTGGGGGTGGTGGAAGAAGATCTTCACTGTAGATGTCGAGCAGGATGTTGGACAATCCGACGATAGAGCTAGGATGGTTCGGCGTGTGTGTCAAAGCGGTTTCAAAATCGTTGCGGGCTGTGTAGGGTGCTCCCCTTGACAGAGACAGTTGTCCAAGCTATAATCATGTTAGTTGATTGTAGTATACGAAAAGGGCTTCAAACTTACTTCTGCATACAAGTCACTCCAGAGGTCCTCGACAGTCTTCTTTTCAGCCCAGCCAGGAGCTTTCAAGGAGCCTGACCCAGAGGGATCTCTGGCCAAATCAGACTCCAGACTTTGAATGAGTCGCTGCGCTTCTGTGATGGCCCCCTTGCAATCTTCGTACATACCCGCGCGGCGGTAGAAACCGGCGATCATGAGCCAAACTCGAATCAGGAGGGCAACTCGCTGAGATCGTTCCTTGTCCTTGGGGAAGTGGACCAAGGGCAGAATACAAGTAGAAGTGTAAGTATTATCTACTGATAGCTCGGAGTAATCAGTTGACTTGGACTGTGTTGAGAGATACGAGTTGAGATGTCCCACAGGTCGTGCCCTGAAAGATGAGCTTCGGGCTGCGGTTTGTCGTTTACTTGagtaagtaaaaaagtctgACTGTTCCTTCTCTTGATCTTCGACGCCGGCAGGTGTAAAAAAGACATCGCCATCAACAACAGTAGGCCCATGGGAAGATACGACAGCCCCGATACTCGAAGATCTTTGTCGACTATGGCTTCGTTCACGCTTCTGAAGACTGTTACTCCTGCCAGTAGCGCTCCTATTGCGGCGAACAGAGGACACTGATCCTGTTCGTGGCCGTGAATCTGCCATGGGTCCATTATCTCCAGTGACTTGGATGGTCGGGGCACTGCTGCGCACCGTCGCCGCAGTCTGAGGTCTGGGGTTCCTGTCGGTGGGAGAAGCGTAGACCTGCCTAGTAGGCGGTCTTGACCTGTCGTTGCTACCAAAAATGGTTCCTCTGATGCTTCTAAGCGTACCAGAAGTCTTTGGTGGCTCCACGGCCTTGGGGGTGTTGAGTGTGGTCTGCGCCGCTACGTTTCCAAACAGTCTTGAGAAAAGAGTCAACAACTCAAAACTAGCATTCACAGCGACATCCGGGCCCTCGAGCAACTCGACCAATGCTAGCTGGGTCATCTTGACTTCCAGAATGCTTTCCTTTTCGGCATCatccatatcatcaaccAAACCGTGTCGGTCCTCTGCTGCGGTGCCCTTTTCAACTTCGTTGAGATGCTCGCTTCTGAAACCCTGATCGGCTTTACCAAACAAGATCGTATTGTCCTTGAACTGTTCCAGGGCACCCTCGCATGCTCTTGCAGACATGTTGTAGTCTTGTCTAGCACTGaggagaagagcaagaagatgCCATACAGGAATCAAGGAACGTTCTTGCCAATACGGTCCATATACCAGATCATAGTTTTCTTCCTGGTCCTTGCTTGTTGTCAAGGCAGTTCTGACTGTCTCAATCGCGGCGGTCAACTCTCGTCGCTCAGCCAAGAGTAAACCAAGAGCATAGAAACTCCTAATATCTTTTGAGCGTCCGAGATCAGCTGACAGAGACTTTCTCAGGCATCGAATCGCCTTTTGCTGAATCTCGG is part of the Fusarium poae strain DAOMC 252244 chromosome 4, whole genome shotgun sequence genome and encodes:
- the LOS1 gene encoding pre-tRNA nuclear export protein (BUSCO:2822at5125); this encodes MEAQIDNAVGILANPASDQSIKVQAFEYLNQLRTDPSGWQACTTLFAQTPRTSEVVRLVCLEVVNYAVHTQGLDQASLGFLKETLLQYCRQTYGPNAQQEADPAHLQNKLTQTLTYLFVFLYQNGWESFLDDHLELTGLSTNTDNVPGVVFYLRVLGSIHDEIADMLLSRQNNEAKRNTELKDQVRAQDMHKVSESWKQLLTRYSNNDTVVELVLKVLSKWVSWIDIGLVISQDMLGLLLPVVGRPSTSGEDKVRDTAIDTLNEICGKKMRSSDKMEMISFINLREIVEQLVASPPLSEYKGTSRYDTDLAEAVSKLVNTVLSDIVRALEDSQISDDTRARANQHLHGFLPFLLRFFSDEYDEVCSSVIPALTDLLTFLRKLTVVDQNYGGMLAPILDAIIRKMRYDETTTWGDEDELTDEAEFQDLRRKLQNLQKSIAAIDQPLYMNTLSNLVASTFQQLDQQGSQMDWRDLDLALYEMYLFGELALPNQGLGTKNQPSTEASERLVVMMQKMVESGIASFSHPAILLQYMEICVRYCVVFENHLSQYIPQVLENFVRLVHHDHVRIKTRSWYLFHRFIKQLRAQVGNVAETVIQSIGDLLPIKAEVPGDDADDDMSSDESDHSANALFTSQLYLFEAIGCISSTQSTPADKQALYARSVMDPLFTDMEGHLPRAKSGDAQATLQVHHIVMALGTLAHGFSDWTPGITSNAHGPPDKVVSDEFSRAAEAILIALNQLNSSAEIRTACRSSFSKLLGVLGAAVLPQLPQWIEGLLSQSSSKDEMAMFLRLLDQVVFGFKSEIYEVLNMLLTPLLQRIFGGLTEPIAGTDDEIQLGELRREYLSFLQIILNNGLDGVLVSESNQGFFEPMISSIIELAKTLEGNVTSSRLAFTLMMRMASIWGGPDVATISQNPTAPSGSPNPHFPGFEHFMIDRFHSTCWEVIKNPNFRPFQDAQTKQVLTEIAGLEQIIYTKTGDIFIQELQTNLFPTLGINGDDFLRSLMTSTDKRQFASYLQNLLKSRQ
- a CDS encoding hypothetical protein (BUSCO:2463at5125); translation: MGPKAVQYINQLDHARCDGNWDLVPELVRKIRKHAPERACLALTAETECAIAKTTGAAANTNNESRPTTAVNTGEINAADQLPKLEAAIDEEAAHENDRFQAEVCAGWLHWTLGDYNQCVSRLPENNLVEGEINPADKNAEWSSVCALKAAYLRANCLARSGESKQALISYRAGLPSLGRVWAEHGIGRQLRYWSELFLTEYCMLAGTAYRNNEILQLDSDSLAGYRAWARFWDTMSTPVTGGYGFKGSVPRRTVWKEYYTAISQIVESDQPYPTGFVSNTAGDLSPRSQLRVELKHAEATYQALLLGETSFPRAEDEREEVEWFVNQALRNWTILCGRGWSEKDLGQGGRSSLSRGVLDTLYNAAMKTYHSTSILRALFLVHLSIAEFDLAFKAFDSYLEIVKKGKARVDKTGHMEPTLDDDATALETISQCIQALCRYGQRSASEKAYQLGLELEDWLAKLPQIASQDNPTPVIAEHGEVNSPHPPVPPHTIALAWQAIGLSQANWSRITYEAAARTEIQQKAIRCLRKSLSADLGRSKDIRSFYALGLLLAERRELTAAIETVRTALTTSKDQEENYDLVYGPYWQERSLIPVWHLLALLLSARQDYNMSARACEGALEQFKDNTILFGKADQGFRSEHLNEVEKGTAAEDRHGLVDDMDDAEKESILEVKMTQLALVELLEGPDVAVNASFELLTLFSRLFGNVAAQTTLNTPKAVEPPKTSGTLRSIRGTIFGSNDRSRPPTRQVYASPTDRNPRPQTAATVRSSAPTIQVTGDNGPMADSRPRTGSVSSVRRNRSATGRSNSLQKRERSHSRQRSSSIGAVVSSHGPTVVDGDVFFTPAGVEDQEKEQSDFFTYSSKRQTAARSSSFRARPVGHLNSYLSTQSKSTDYSELSVDNTYTSTCILPLVHFPKDKERSQRVALLIRVWLMIAGFYRRAGMYEDCKGAITEAQRLIQSLESDLARDPSGSGSLKAPGWAEKKTVEDLWSDLYAELGQLSLSRGAPYTARNDFETALTHTPNHPSSIVGLSNILLDIYSEDLLPPPPIPSLDDPLNMNTGNNLMATSSSYSVSSLPSTPLGLGPSNTQFTPKPPMDADELPVAYKATRLPLVDRLASRDRAYALLSTLTKLGSSWNSSEAWFTLGRAYEESGQPEKAKEVLWWCVELEEGTGVRDWRCLTGGGYII